The Fodinibius saliphilus genome has a segment encoding these proteins:
- a CDS encoding nitroreductase family protein — MKSSNFVVHEDYEEYPVEEMRERARSFYEHMSRRRTVREFSERSVPQEVIENCLRTAGTAPNGANMQPWHFAVVRDPEVKKEIREAAEEEEREFYENRATDEWLEALAPLGTDANKPFLEEAPYLIAIFSQSYGVDEEGNREKHYYVKESVGIATGMLITAVHNAGLASLTHTPSPMGFLNEILGRPENERPFLLLVVGYPKDEVKVPDITKKPLDKIASFI; from the coding sequence ATGAAGAGTAGTAACTTTGTTGTACATGAGGATTACGAAGAATACCCTGTAGAAGAGATGCGTGAGAGGGCCCGTTCTTTTTATGAACATATGAGCCGACGGCGAACTGTACGGGAATTTTCAGAACGATCGGTGCCCCAAGAAGTTATTGAAAATTGTTTAAGAACTGCTGGTACTGCTCCAAATGGAGCAAACATGCAGCCGTGGCACTTTGCAGTTGTGAGGGATCCGGAGGTAAAAAAAGAAATTAGAGAGGCTGCAGAAGAAGAGGAACGTGAGTTTTACGAAAATAGAGCTACTGATGAATGGTTGGAAGCTTTAGCACCGCTTGGTACCGATGCTAATAAACCATTCCTGGAAGAAGCACCGTATTTGATTGCAATATTTTCCCAAAGTTATGGAGTGGATGAGGAAGGGAACAGAGAAAAACATTACTATGTAAAAGAGTCTGTCGGTATTGCAACGGGGATGTTAATTACTGCAGTTCATAATGCTGGATTAGCTTCTCTTACCCATACGCCAAGTCCCATGGGCTTTCTGAATGAAATTTTAGGTCGTCCTGAAAATGAACGTCCATTTCTCTTACTCGTGGTGGGTTATCCCAAAGACGAAGTTAAGGTACCTGATATTACCAAAAAGCCCTTAGATAAAATTGCCAGTTTTATTTAG
- a CDS encoding PAS domain-containing sensor histidine kinase — MNELESKTSWGSWELNITTGKFQCSSKGYKVLGIPSDGIEKKEDLLEYIPAEEHEKIISAFDKAERKGALDTEICIRGEDSALRHIKFQADLIEDEKDQQKRLVGTMHELVSPVEEVKLNKSLSDSMIDGYLLMLRKDNTILDVNPAYCEMIGYEEEELLGKSISELDLDFDQKKFKQRAKKIIEQGGGRFKTRHEHKNGKTIYLEVSLAFVRKWETTFVVAFLTNITDRIVTEQKLKESEERWHRLVENIPQGVIISVDGELQYLNQAASSLVNVEECETLLGEQIINFADDKYKKRIENRQKKLKKVEKLPPADFEISVEGKGKKIIRAYPVTITYKGQDAILAVLNDITNLKKKQEELRQGERKWRQLVEKNPQPVQIIQDGELVFINEAGAKLFGGDSPEELIGRSIFDFSHPNNIDLLKERKRKLEEDLPVEHEQEQKIIDLNGNEKHVLVHSISTIYQDEPAIQTVLYDLTEREREQQKIRSSLKEKETLLKEIHHRVKNNLSVVSGLLELQSMNTEKESILNTLRDSQQRIQSMAMIHEKLYQTEALTNIGFDTYLKELIESISKTYNTGNRNIDVSYNLESTSLDLDNAIPCSLIVNELIVNCYKHAFDGREKGKILVNSEVKGSELSIEIKDNGEGLPEDFALENQQSLGMTLVQTLAQQLDGEINFDSNDGQGTTVELNFIK; from the coding sequence ATGAATGAGCTAGAGAGTAAAACTTCATGGGGTAGTTGGGAGCTCAATATTACAACGGGTAAGTTTCAGTGTTCTTCCAAAGGATATAAGGTTTTAGGTATACCTTCTGATGGAATTGAAAAGAAGGAAGATCTGCTGGAGTATATCCCTGCTGAAGAACATGAGAAAATAATATCCGCTTTTGATAAAGCTGAAAGAAAAGGCGCTTTGGATACAGAAATATGTATCAGAGGGGAGGATTCTGCATTACGCCATATAAAATTCCAAGCTGATCTGATTGAGGATGAGAAGGATCAGCAAAAACGCTTGGTAGGCACAATGCATGAGTTAGTTAGCCCCGTAGAAGAAGTAAAACTGAATAAGTCACTATCAGATTCAATGATAGATGGCTATCTATTAATGTTGAGAAAGGATAATACAATTCTGGATGTAAATCCTGCCTATTGCGAAATGATCGGTTATGAAGAAGAGGAGCTATTAGGTAAAAGTATTAGTGAGCTTGATTTGGATTTTGATCAAAAGAAGTTTAAGCAGAGAGCAAAAAAAATAATAGAGCAAGGGGGAGGCCGATTTAAAACGCGCCACGAACATAAAAATGGAAAGACTATCTATCTGGAGGTGAGTTTGGCGTTTGTAAGGAAGTGGGAAACCACCTTTGTAGTGGCTTTTCTGACTAACATTACAGATCGCATTGTTACAGAGCAGAAATTAAAAGAAAGTGAAGAGCGCTGGCATCGATTAGTCGAAAATATTCCACAGGGAGTTATTATAAGCGTCGATGGGGAATTACAGTATTTAAATCAGGCGGCTTCGAGTCTGGTAAATGTAGAAGAGTGTGAAACGTTGCTTGGTGAGCAGATTATCAATTTTGCAGATGATAAATATAAAAAAAGAATCGAAAATCGGCAGAAGAAATTAAAAAAAGTTGAAAAGCTTCCTCCGGCCGACTTTGAGATTTCTGTTGAGGGGAAGGGTAAAAAAATTATTAGAGCCTATCCGGTTACAATCACGTATAAAGGGCAAGATGCAATACTAGCGGTTCTCAATGATATTACAAACCTTAAAAAGAAACAGGAAGAGTTAAGGCAGGGAGAGAGAAAATGGAGGCAGCTGGTAGAAAAAAACCCTCAGCCTGTACAAATTATTCAAGATGGTGAACTAGTATTTATTAATGAGGCCGGAGCAAAGCTTTTTGGAGGCGACTCTCCTGAGGAGTTAATAGGAAGATCGATATTTGACTTTAGTCATCCCAATAACATAGATCTTCTTAAAGAACGTAAGAGAAAATTAGAAGAAGATTTACCGGTAGAGCATGAACAGGAACAAAAAATCATTGATTTGAATGGAAACGAAAAACATGTGTTAGTCCATTCTATATCAACGATCTACCAGGATGAGCCGGCAATACAAACTGTTCTTTATGATCTTACAGAGCGGGAACGAGAACAACAAAAGATTCGAAGCTCATTAAAAGAGAAAGAAACCTTACTCAAAGAAATTCATCATCGTGTTAAAAATAATTTATCCGTGGTTTCCGGGCTTCTTGAGCTTCAGTCTATGAATACGGAAAAAGAATCCATTTTAAATACATTAAGAGATAGTCAGCAGCGTATTCAATCAATGGCTATGATTCATGAAAAGTTGTACCAGACAGAAGCGTTGACGAATATTGGATTTGATACCTATTTGAAAGAACTAATAGAATCGATCAGTAAAACCTACAATACAGGGAACAGGAATATTGATGTAAGTTATAACTTAGAATCAACTTCTTTAGATCTAGATAATGCCATTCCTTGTTCACTTATTGTTAATGAGTTGATTGTGAATTGCTATAAACACGCTTTTGACGGTAGGGAGAAGGGTAAAATTTTGGTCAATTCAGAGGTTAAAGGTTCTGAGTTGTCGATAGAAATAAAGGATAATGGGGAAGGGCTGCCGGAAGATTTTGCTCTTGAAAACCAACAATCTCTCGGGATGACTCTCGTTCAAACCTTGGCCCAACAGCTGGATGGTGAAATAAACTTTGATTCAAATGATGGGCAAGGAACAACAGTTGAATTAAATTTTATTAAGTAA
- a CDS encoding sensor histidine kinase → MLTTVSANSDKKSQENRFRLMNDITSQANMSTSQQFERALKLTCKILDLDIGIISHIEDQQYIIDYSWSEENVLEEGQVFPLGETYCSITMAINDVVAIDNINRSLHKRHPCHQVFSMESYIGIPLTKDEQLYGTLNFSSSEAQSESFSELDKGFLLMLGNWISDTLEKKEMQEKLKEREELYEVVTVNETDMVCLHDPDGTYRFVSPSVEKILGYKPSELVGRNAYELFHPHDLQDIRTQSYQASQQGKKVKNFEYRICKKNGDYIWFETSTNPITDDRGKIIQLQTSSREVTKRKKLELLFKESQHLSSTGGWQYDLETEKLFWTEETYQIHELPIGEEITIDQAISYFHDSAQPKIRQGLREAIDKGREYDVELPIVTAKGNRRWVRAIGKVQTNEKGEVYQLYGVFQDLTNRKRMEDELRERNQELQELHETNSKIYSVIGHDLKTPLSSIVGFADLLISDADKYDESDELKESLEIIHQSSVNTASLLEDLLDWARFQGGDLSLSLKEFSIATAINQVINLLRVSANRKDVTITFEADKDITVLGDRQVITTVIRNLLSNALKFSHRGDNVIIMLKSEEEYWQVNVKDEGEGMSKEVQTQLFGDEKYSSKTGTAGEQGTGVGLRLCKELVESHDGILDFESQLGEGTTFMLSIPFDSPVYNTD, encoded by the coding sequence GTGCTTACAACGGTTTCGGCTAATTCGGATAAAAAATCACAAGAAAACAGGTTTCGCCTGATGAATGATATTACGTCTCAGGCCAATATGAGCACTTCTCAGCAGTTTGAGAGGGCATTGAAGCTCACCTGTAAAATTTTAGATCTTGATATTGGTATTATAAGTCATATCGAAGATCAGCAATACATCATAGACTATAGTTGGTCAGAAGAAAATGTGTTAGAAGAAGGGCAAGTTTTTCCGCTGGGAGAAACATATTGCAGCATAACAATGGCGATTAATGATGTGGTAGCTATAGATAACATAAATCGTTCTCTGCATAAGCGGCATCCTTGCCACCAGGTTTTTAGTATGGAATCTTATATTGGCATTCCTCTCACAAAAGATGAACAGCTTTATGGGACTCTTAATTTTTCAAGTTCGGAAGCACAAAGTGAAAGTTTTTCCGAACTTGATAAAGGGTTTCTGTTAATGCTGGGAAATTGGATCTCTGACACCCTGGAAAAAAAAGAGATGCAAGAAAAGCTAAAAGAGAGGGAAGAACTCTATGAAGTGGTAACGGTCAATGAAACAGATATGGTATGCTTACATGATCCTGATGGCACTTATCGTTTTGTATCTCCTTCAGTAGAAAAAATATTAGGATATAAGCCATCTGAACTTGTTGGCAGAAACGCGTATGAACTATTTCATCCGCATGATTTGCAAGATATTCGAACACAGTCATACCAAGCTTCCCAACAAGGGAAAAAGGTGAAGAACTTTGAGTATCGTATTTGTAAAAAAAATGGGGATTATATTTGGTTTGAGACTTCTACGAACCCTATTACTGATGATCGGGGAAAGATTATTCAGCTACAAACTAGTTCTCGTGAAGTTACTAAACGGAAGAAATTAGAACTGTTGTTTAAAGAGTCTCAGCATTTATCCTCGACCGGTGGGTGGCAGTATGACCTAGAAACGGAAAAACTATTTTGGACAGAAGAGACCTACCAGATTCATGAGCTTCCCATTGGTGAAGAAATAACCATTGATCAGGCAATAAGCTACTTTCATGATTCTGCGCAACCTAAAATTAGGCAGGGACTCCGAGAAGCGATTGATAAGGGAAGAGAGTATGACGTGGAGCTTCCTATTGTTACTGCTAAAGGTAATAGGCGGTGGGTACGTGCTATTGGAAAAGTCCAAACCAATGAGAAAGGTGAGGTATACCAGTTATATGGTGTGTTCCAGGACTTAACGAACCGTAAGCGTATGGAGGATGAGCTTAGAGAACGTAACCAAGAGCTACAGGAACTTCATGAAACGAATAGTAAAATTTATTCGGTAATTGGCCATGATCTTAAAACTCCCCTTTCATCGATAGTAGGTTTTGCTGATCTTCTTATTAGTGATGCTGATAAATATGACGAAAGTGATGAGCTGAAAGAAAGCCTAGAGATTATTCATCAGTCTTCGGTAAATACCGCTTCTTTGTTGGAAGATCTTCTTGACTGGGCTCGCTTCCAGGGGGGCGATTTGAGTTTAAGTCTTAAAGAGTTTTCTATTGCAACGGCCATAAATCAGGTTATAAACCTGCTGCGAGTTTCTGCAAATCGCAAGGATGTTACTATTACTTTCGAGGCAGATAAAGATATCACAGTGCTAGGGGATCGACAGGTTATTACAACGGTGATTAGAAACCTGCTTAGTAATGCACTAAAGTTCAGTCATCGTGGTGATAATGTTATAATTATGCTTAAGTCTGAAGAAGAATACTGGCAGGTAAACGTTAAGGATGAAGGTGAGGGGATGTCCAAGGAAGTCCAGACACAGTTATTTGGGGATGAAAAATACTCAAGCAAAACAGGAACTGCCGGAGAACAAGGTACCGGTGTAGGACTCCGCCTCTGCAAGGAGCTGGTTGAGTCACATGACGGAATACTTGATTTTGAAAGCCAGCTGGGTGAGGGGACCACCTTTATGCTTAGTATCCCGTTTGACTCACCTGTTTATAACACTGATTAA